The following proteins are co-located in the Silene latifolia isolate original U9 population chromosome 1, ASM4854445v1, whole genome shotgun sequence genome:
- the LOC141655577 gene encoding uncharacterized protein LOC141655577 yields MDFDNPNFLQQLREALKNVQERDDRWQPRRFERVAEPFKVNELPEFVGGADPEAYLEWERKIDRMFDFKELDDEKRCKYAILKLSKGASLWFEGLKAKRVRAGKEKIDSWESLKRKLRKRYVPTTHRLATYRKIADLRQGRLSVSEYIDEFENLCLMGELEEVEEQKMSRFLRGLNYNIASSVELYPYSDFDTLCGLCLKVESQGKSKYGEGRVRFGKEQIMDQN; encoded by the coding sequence ATGGATTTTGATAATCCTAACTTTTTGCAGCAACTTCGTGAGGCCTTGAAAAACGTGCAAGAAAGGGATGATAGGTGGCAACCAAGGCGTTTTGAAAGGGTGGCTGAACCATTCAAGGTGAACGAACTACCTGAGTTCGTTGGAGGGGCTGATCCCGAGGCCTATTTGGAGTGGGAACGGAAGATAGATCGTATGTTTGATTTCAAGGAATTGGATGATGAGAAAAGATGCAAATATGCAATTCTGAAGTTAAGCAAGGGAGCATCTCTTTGGTTTGAAGGATTGAAGGCCAAGAGGGTGCGCGCGGGGAAAGAAAAGATTGATTCTTGGGAGTCTCTGAAACGTAAACTTCGTAAAAGGTATGTGCCAACGACCCATAGGTTAGCTACATATCGTAAGATTGCTGATTTGAGACAAGGAAGATTAAGTGTTAGTGAATATATTGATGAATTTGAAAACTTATGTTTGATGGGTGAATTAGAGGAAGTAGAAGAACAGAAAATGTCGAGATTTTTGCGtggattgaattataatattgctAGTTCCGTTGAGTTATACCCATATTCTGATTTTGATACTCTTTGTGGTCTTTGTTTGAAAGTGGAGTCACAAGGGAAGTCTAAATATGGGGAGGGTCGAGTTCGATTCGGGAAAGAACAAATCATGGACCAAAACTGA